In Synechococcus sp. Nb3U1, one DNA window encodes the following:
- a CDS encoding ABC transporter ATP-binding protein, giving the protein MLQVQNLSYHPAAASQPILKDLSFQLGLNQLGLIVGKSGAGKSTLLEILAGLARPTQGQIVWEGVNLLPTQLRGMAGLVFQFPERHFCGLTLLDEMRFGHPELREKEIENALKQVGLEGIPLRGSPNHLSGGQQRRLALAVQLIRSPFLLLLDEPTAGLDWSVRRQLIELLARLKSMWTVLVVSHDPEELSQIADVRWTLQAGSLQPLQADALLHKS; this is encoded by the coding sequence ATGCTGCAAGTCCAGAACCTTTCCTATCATCCGGCAGCCGCGTCCCAACCGATTTTGAAGGATCTTTCCTTCCAGTTGGGATTAAACCAGTTGGGATTAATCGTCGGCAAAAGTGGGGCGGGTAAGAGCACCCTGCTGGAAATTTTGGCCGGGTTGGCGCGCCCCACCCAAGGACAGATTGTCTGGGAAGGGGTGAATCTGTTACCCACCCAATTGCGAGGTATGGCCGGATTGGTGTTTCAGTTCCCGGAACGACATTTTTGTGGTCTCACCCTCTTGGATGAAATGCGCTTTGGCCACCCAGAGTTGCGGGAAAAAGAGATCGAAAATGCCCTCAAGCAGGTAGGGTTGGAAGGGATCCCGTTGCGCGGTTCCCCCAACCATTTGAGTGGTGGGCAACAGCGGCGGTTGGCCCTGGCGGTGCAGCTGATCCGCAGCCCATTTTTGTTGCTACTGGATGAGCCGACGGCAGGGTTGGATTGGTCGGTACGGCGGCAGTTGATCGAGCTGTTGGCGCGGCTGAAATCGATGTGGACGGTGCTAGTGGTTTCCCATGACCCGGAGGAGCTGTCCCAGATTGCCGATGTGCGATGGACTTTACAGGCAGGATCCCTGCAGCCTCTCCAGGCGGATGCCCTGCTTCACAAATCGTAA